From a single Stomoxys calcitrans chromosome 4, idStoCalc2.1, whole genome shotgun sequence genomic region:
- the LOC106088498 gene encoding PCI domain-containing protein 2 homolog, which yields MFGTLNNYLSSVHRAWTNGDGDTLASYISLKDKHIMNRNLYVEMPENAINRLLESPIDEIICAHLKVLFYLGLEPRDFMQAYKHQSQCIQSVVKMLQQLKEENWCLPVMYTACLDLRILAQRCEELGNSSKPGEILEKAADCLMSCFRVCAADNRSSDNETKRLGMLHLVNQLFKVYFRINKLHLCKPLIRAIDSSAFKDMFPLPERITYKYFVGRKAMFDSDYKSADEFLSFAFKHCPKNFPRNKRLILIYLVPVKMLLGFLPKKYILERYDVLQFHELAEALKEGNVRKFDDVIQRHEIFFIKCGIYLLVEKLKFIVYRNLFKKVYLIKQTHQLDLNAFSSALQFVGETDMTIDETHCIVANLIFEGKIKGYISHSHNKLVVSKQNPFPPLNTVS from the exons ATGTTTGGAACACTAAACAATTACCTTAGCAGTGTTCACCGGGCATGGACGAATGGCGATGGTGATACATTAGCTTCGTACATTTCCTTGAAAGACAAGCATATCATGAATCGAAATCTTTATGTGGAAATGCCAGAAAATGCCATCAATCGTCTTTTAGAATCACCCATCGATGAAATTATATGCGCACATCTGAAAGTTCTATTCTACTTGGGCCTGGAAC CCCGGGACTTTATGCAGGCATACAAACATCAGTCACAATGTATACAATCTGTGGTGAAAATGTTACAGCAACTAAAGGAAGAGAATTGGTGTCTGCCTGTAATGTACACAGCTTGTTTGGATTTGAGGATATTGGCACAGAGATGTGAAGAACTGGGCAATAGCTCCAAACCGGGCGAAATTCTGGAGAAAGCAGCTGATTGCCTTATGAGTTGTTTCCGTGTATGTGCTGCTGATAATAG GTCTTCTGACAACGAGACAAAGCGACTGGGCATGTTACATTTGGTGAATCAACTGTTTAAAGTGTATTTTcgcatcaacaaattacatttgTGTAAACCATTAATACGTGCCATCGATTCGAGTGCATTCAAAGACATGTTTCCGTTGCCAGAACGTATCACTTACAAGTATTTCGTTGGACGAAAAGCCATGTTTGACTCTGACTACAAGAGCGCCGATGAATTTCTGTCATTTGCATTTAAGCACTGCCCCAAAAACTTTCCTCGCAACAAAAGACTGATTCTCATCTATTTGGTGCCCGTTAAGATGCTTCTTGGCTTCTTGCCCAAAAAATACATATTGGAACGTTACGACGTTTTACAATTTCACGAATTGGCTGAGGCCCTAAAAGAGGGCAATGTTCGTAAATTCGATGATGTGATACAGCGACATGAGATATTCTTCATTAAATGTGGTATATATTTGTTGGtggaaaaacttaaatttatcGTCTACCGTAATCTCTTCAAGAAAGTCTATTTAATTAAACAAACGCATCAGTTGGACTTGAATGCATTTAGTTCGGCACTGCAGTTTGTTGGCGAGACTGATATGACAATTGATGAGACACACTGTATAGTggccaatttaatatttgaaggaAAAATCAAAGGATATATATCACATAGCCACAATAAACTTGTGGTGTCTAAACAAAATCCATTTCCCCCATTGAATACCGTATCTTga